A single region of the Sorghum bicolor cultivar BTx623 chromosome 9, Sorghum_bicolor_NCBIv3, whole genome shotgun sequence genome encodes:
- the LOC8084041 gene encoding uncharacterized protein LOC8084041: MADAANPPTKPTKAASAAPFVVFDAAASAKASKPKAAAADAVVSADAPTHGRGCRWARWACCGVAVAGALTAAAVLALSLTVLRVRDPTLSMESVAVTRFSVRFDAAHPARPLRINVTLSGDIVIHNPNYESMRFGASATEIFVEGAAEPGPVGVGRAPPGEVPARGASRVGAEVDVLVDRVAPAVVAQVLFGGGEVRLDTRTAVDGRVSLLGGLYGRRTVRVAMRCRVALRVSAAAVAVAGSPACVADFGR; this comes from the coding sequence ATGGCCGACGCCGCCAACCCGCCGACCAAGCCCACCAAAGCCGCCTCCGCCGCACCTTTCGTCGTCTTTGACGCCGCCGCCAGCGCCAAGGCCAGCAAACCCAAAGCCGCAGCCGCCGACGCCGTCGTCAGCGCCGATGCCCCGACGCACGGCCGTGGCTGCCGCTGGGCGCGGTGGGCGTGCTGCGGCGTGGCTGTCGCCGGCGCGCTGACGGCCGCGGCGGTGCTGGCGCTGTCGCTCACCGTGCTCAGGGTGCGGGACCCGACGCTGTCCATGGAGTCCGTGGCCGTCACGCGCTTCAGCGTGCGCTTCGACGCCGCGCACCCGGCGCGGCCGCTGCGGATCAACGTCACGCTGTCCGGCGACATCGTGATCCACAACCCCAACTACGAGTCGATGCGGTTCGGCGCCAGCGCCACGGAGATCTTCGTGGAAGGAGCAGCGGAGCCGGGCCCCGTTGGCGTCGGGCGCGCGCCGCCCGGAGAGGTCCCCGCGCGCGGCGCCAGCCGGGTGGGCGCCGAAGTCGACGTGCTCGTCGACAGGGTCGCGCCCGCCGTGGTGGCCCAGGTGCTgttcggcggcggcgaggtgcGCCTCGACACCCGCACCGCCGTCGACGGCAGGGTCAGCCTGCTCGGCGGACTCTACGGCCGCCGCACCGTAAGGGTCGCCATGCGCTGCCGCGTCGCGCTCCGCGTCTCGGCCgcggccgtcgccgtcgccggcagCCCCGCGTGCGTCGCCGACTTCGGACGCTGA
- the LOC8064751 gene encoding uncharacterized protein LOC8064751, translating to MQVLRLLAPRRGVATTITAPTTAAPERTEDSKAVDDEEEDYDDDDEGSFFELDLSVRASSSSAGSASSGSSDDSDDASLTDLDFVISLHRSRSASPSFHFPAPPLPLPLLDLKPGSRGLRTLSFAGDSTRNAALYGGRRSSFARSSGGSARSLRLFMESPAWAADEDPEPRRAPSRDVIRRYFTKISTRLRHSVRPRRGGAEGGFRRLRKSRSASAAVTTTTTTTAAAPPRRDDSLAEKQDGIASAIAHCKESLQCGLPRSRSDPGNRQAP from the coding sequence ATGCAGGTCCTCCGACTCCTGGCGCCGCGCCGCGGCGTGGCGACCACCATAACGGCCCCTACTACCGCCGCGCCGGAGCGCACCGAAGACAGCAAGGCggtggacgacgaggaggaagattacgatgacgacgacgagggctCCTTCTTCGAACTCGACTTGTCCGTCCGGGCCTCCTCCAGCTCCGCGGGAAGCGCCTCGTCGGGCTCCTCCGACGACTCGGACGACGCGTCCCTCACGGACCTCGATTTCGTCATCTCCctccaccgcagccgctccgccTCGCCCTCCTTCCACTTTCCCGCGCCGCCGCTTCCGCTGCCGCTGCTCGACCTCAAGCCCGGCTCCCGCGGCCTGCGGACGCTCAGCTTCGCGGGCGACAGCACCAGGAACGCCGCGCTCTACGGCGGCCGCCGCAGCAGCTTCGCCCGCAGCTCCGGCGGCAGCGCGCGGTCGCTGCGGCTGTTCATGGAGTCCCCCGCGTGGGCCGCCGACGAGGATCCCGAGCCGCGGCGGGCGCCGTCCCGCGACGTCATCCGGCGGTACTTCACCAAGATCTCCACGCGGCTGCGGCACAGCGTGCGCccccgccgcggcggcgccgaGGGCGGTTTCCGCCGCCTGCGCAAGAGCCGGTCCGCGTCCGCCGccgtgacgacgacgacgacgacaacggcggccgcgccgccgcgccgcgacGACTCGCTGGCCGAGAAGCAGGACGGCATCGCCAGCGCCATCGCGCACTGCAAGGAGTCGCTCCAGTGCGGGCTGCCGCGGTCGCGGAGCGATCCCGGGAACCGCCAAGCGCCGTAG
- the LOC8079294 gene encoding uncharacterized protein LOC8079294 — protein sequence MEQRSLLVSALGVGVGVGLGLASAKWAVQPAPNGDGFGAGGAELEAELRRLVLDGRECDVTFDEFPYYLSDQTREVLISAAFVHLKNAELSKHIRNLSAASRAILLSGPTEPYLQSLAKALSHYFKARLLIVDATDFSLRIQSKYGGSTKATARNQSVTETTFGRMSDLIGSFMAYPKKDEPRESQRRQTSNTDLRARGSDGSSSTPSLRKNASVSSDMGDHASQCAGNSVRRTGSWCFEEKVLIQSLYKVMVSVSENGPIILYIRDVDHFLWKSQRTYSMFQKMLAKLSGQVLILGSRLLSPDADNRDADERISTLFPYHVDIKAPEEETHLNCWKSQIEEDTRKIQMQDNRNHIIEVLSANDLDCDDLSSISEADTMVLSNYIEEIIVSAVSYHLIHNKDPEYRNGKLMLSSKSLSHGLSIFQGGHGGKDTLKLEGTKDGLKGAPGSKKTDTVPVGEGPLPPQKPEVPDNEFEKRIRPEVILASEIGVTFDDIGALADIKESLQELVMLPLRRPDLFKGGLLKPCRGILLFGPPGTGKTMLAKAIANDAGASFINVSMSTITSKWFGEDEKNVRALFSLAAKVAPTIIFVDEVDSMLGQRARYGEHEAMRKIKNEFMSHWDGLLSKTGERILVLAATNRPFDLDEAIIRRFERRIMVGLPTQESRELILRTLLSKEKIEENIDFKELATMTEGYSGSDLKNLCVTAAYRPVRELLKKEREKELERREKESKDKAVENSEAPEAKKESSESKDAPKSKEGSESSEDESSDSKSDSSEAKAEGEKEAAIDLRPLTMEDLRQAKNQVAASFASEGAVMNELKQWNDLYGEGGSRKKQQLTYFL from the exons ATGGAGCAGAGGAGCCTGCTGGTGTCGGCGctgggcgtcggcgtcggcgtgggGCTGGGGCTCGCGTCGGCCAAGTGGGCGGTACAGCCGGCGCCCAACGGCGACGGTTTCGGCGCCGGCGGCGCAGAGCTGGAGGCCGAGCTGCGGCGGCTGGTACTCGACGGCCGCGAGTGCGACGTCACCTTCGACGAGTTCCCTTACTACCTCAG CGATCAGACGAGGGAGGTGCTCATCAGCGCGGCTTTCGTCCACCTCAAGAACGCAGAGCTGTCCAAGCACATCCGGAACCTCTCCGCCGCCAGCCGCGCCATCCTGCTCTCCGGCCCCACAG AGCCTTACCTGCAGTCGCTCGCGAAAGCTCTGTCCCACTACTTCAAGGCGCGCTTGCTAATTGTGGACGCCACCGACTTCTCGCTTCGG ATCCAAAGCAAATACGGGGGCTCCACTAAAGCCACG GCACGTAATCAGTCTGTAACTGAGACCACATTCGGGAGGATGTCTGATCTCATTGGATCCTTTATGGCATATCCTAAGAAGGATGAGCCTAGAG AATCACAGCGTCGTCAGACAAGCAACACAGATTTAAGGGCGAG AGGCTCTGATGGTTCTAGCAGTACACCTTCGCTTAGGAAAAATGCCTCTGTATCATCCGACATGGGCGATCATGCCTCACAATGTGCAGGAAATTCAG TGAGGCGAACCGGTAGCTGGTGTTTCGAGGAGAAAGTTCTGATACAGTCACTCTACAAG GTTATGGTTTCTGTGTCTGAAAACGGTCCGATTATTCTTTACATAAGGGATGTGGACCATTTCCTCTGGAAATCGCAAAGAACTTACTCAATGTTCCAGAAAATGTTGGCCAAACTATCCGGTCAAGTGTTGATACTTGGTTCTCGACTACTCAGTCCTGATGCTGATAACAGGGATGCGGATGAGAGAATTAGTACCCTGTTTCCTTACCATGTTGATATCAAAGCTCCTGAGGAGGAGACCCATCTAAATTGTTGGAAAAGCCAAATTGAGGAAGACACAAGAAAAATCCAGatgcaagataatagaaaccATATCATAGAGGTACTATCAGCAAATGATCTAGACTGTGATGATTTGAGCTCAATCAGTGAAGCAGATACTATGGTTCTCAGTAATTACATAGAGGAAATCATTGTCTCAGCTGTCTCCTACCACTTGATTCACAACAAGGACCCTGAATACAGAAATGGAAAGCTCATGctatcttctaaaag TTTGTCCCATGGTTTAAGCATTTTCCAAGGTGGCCATGGTGGGAAAGACACCCTGAAATTGGAAGGAACAAAG GATGGTTTGAAAGGAGCTCCTGGATCTAAGAAAACTGACACAGTTCCGGTTGGCGAAGGTCCATTGCCACCACAAAAACCA GAAGTTCCagacaatgagtttgaaaagcGTATCAGACCAGAGGTTATTCTGGCAAGTGAGATAGGAGTGACATTTGATGACATTGGAGCCCTGGCTGATATCAAAGAGTCTCTTCAGGAGTTGGTTATGCTTCCTCTTCGACGGCCTGATCTTTTCAAAGGAGGACTTCTGAAGCCCTGCAGAGGGATTTTGCTGTTTGGGCCACCTGGAACCGGGAAGACCATGCTTGCAAAGGCTATAGCAAATGACGCCGGGGCCAGCTTCATCAATGTATCGATGTCCACCATCACATCCAAATGGTTTGGGGAGGATGAGAAAAATGTCCGGGCATTGTTCAGTTTGGCTGCCAAGGTAGCTCCCACTATCATTTTTGTGGATGAGGTAGACAGCATGTTGGGGCAGCGCGCTCGCTACGGTGAACATGAGGCCATGCGGAAGATCAAGAACGAGTTCATGAGTCACTGGGATGGTCTCTTGTCAAAAACAGGTGAAAGAATTCTTGTTCTTGCCGCGACAAATAGGCCGTTTGACCTTGATGAAGCCATCATCAGGAGATTTGAGCGCAG AATCATGGTTGGGCTTCCAACTCAAGAGAGCAGAGAGCTGATCTTGAGGACACTACTGTCAAAAGAGAAAATTGAGGAAAATATTGATTTCAAGGAACTTGCGACCATGACGGAGGGATACAGTGGCAGTGATCTCAAG AATCTCTGTGTCACTGCTGCTTACCGCCCTGTTAGGGAGCTATtgaagaaagagagagagaaagaactG GAGCGAAGGGAAAAAGAGTCAAAAGATAAGGCGGTGGAGAATTCGGAAGCTCCAGAGGCTAAGAAGGAGAGCTCAGAAAGCAAAGACGCTCCGAAGAGCAAGGAGGGTTCAGAAAGCAGCGAAGACGAGAGTTCAGACAGCAAGTCGGATAGCTCGGAGGCGAAGGCTGAAGGCGAGAAGGAAGCGGCCATAGATCTTAGGCCACTGACGATGGAAGACCTCAGGCAGGCAAAGAACCAG GTTGCAGCGAGCTTCGCCTCCGAGGGTGCTGTGATGAACGAGCTCAAGCAATGGAACGACCTGTACGGCGAAGGGGGCTCCAGGAAAAAACAGCAGCTGACGTACTTCTTGTAG
- the LOC8064749 gene encoding late embryogenesis abundant protein Lea14-A: protein MASEHAAAGEGKHEKQSLMDKAKEFVADKIAHIPKPEATLDAVTFKGLSRECITLHSSVNVSNPYDHRLPICEVTYTLRCAGREVASGTMPDPGWIAASGTTSLEIPAKVPYDFIVSIVRDVGRDWDLDYELQVGLTVDLPIVGNFTIPLSTSGEFKLPTLKDLF, encoded by the coding sequence ATGGCGAGCGAgcacgcggcggcgggtgagGGGAAGCACGAGAAGCAGAGTCTGATGGACAAGGCGAAGGAGTTCGTCGCCGACAAGATCGCGCACATCCCGAAGCCGGAGGCGACGCTGGACGCGGTGACGTTCAAAGGTCTGAGCAGGGAGTGCATCACGCTGCACAGCAGCGTGAACGTGTCCAACCCCTACGACCACCGCCTCCCCATCTGCGAGGTGACCTACACGCTCCGGTGCGCCGGCAGGGAGGTGGCGTCGGGGACCATGCCGGACCCCGGGTGGATCGCCGCCAGCGGCACCACCTCGCTGGAGATCCCCGCCAAGGTGCCCTACGACTTCATCGTCTCCATCGTCCGCGACGTTGGTAGGGACTGGGACCTCGACTACGAGCTCCAGGTCGGGCTCACCGTCGACCTCCCCATCGTTGGCAACTTCACCATCCCGCTCTCCACCTCCGGCGAGTTCAAGCTACCCACTCTCAAGGACTTGTTCTGA